A part of Geothrix oryzae genomic DNA contains:
- a CDS encoding acylneuraminate cytidylyltransferase family protein, giving the protein MKTLALVTARGGSKGFPGKNLALLGDHPLVGWSHRILSSFRSLHQATRLFLSTDSRDIAEAWPPEDRPNRLRPPHLASDTAASMDVVRYEMAQAAAEGFEAEALLLLQPTSPLLALEDLEAAWSLLAGGAPCVVGMVPLDHPIQWTWSLGPEGTLHPLFEFRDASRRQDLPQGFRPAGFYLARRSFLDAQNSFIVEGLTQSVVVPPERGIDIDRQSDLWMAEGLLRHNGSSMGAR; this is encoded by the coding sequence GTGAAGACGCTTGCCCTCGTGACCGCACGAGGAGGGTCCAAGGGGTTCCCCGGGAAGAACTTGGCCCTATTGGGCGATCACCCCCTGGTGGGCTGGAGCCACCGGATACTCTCTTCATTCCGATCCCTGCATCAGGCAACTCGACTGTTCCTCTCGACCGACAGCCGGGATATCGCGGAGGCTTGGCCGCCAGAAGACCGACCCAACCGCCTTCGCCCCCCGCACCTCGCCTCTGATACTGCTGCGAGCATGGATGTTGTGCGATACGAGATGGCGCAGGCCGCGGCGGAAGGGTTCGAGGCTGAGGCGCTCCTGCTGCTCCAGCCGACCTCCCCCCTGCTGGCCCTTGAGGACCTCGAGGCGGCTTGGTCCCTCCTGGCTGGAGGAGCCCCCTGCGTCGTTGGCATGGTACCTCTGGACCACCCTATCCAGTGGACCTGGAGCCTGGGCCCGGAAGGCACCCTGCACCCGCTATTCGAATTCCGCGATGCATCAAGACGCCAGGATCTCCCCCAGGGATTCCGCCCCGCAGGTTTCTACCTGGCCCGACGCAGCTTCCTCGATGCGCAGAACTCGTTCATCGTTGAAGGTCTCACCCAATCCGTCGTTGTGCCTCCAGAAAGGGGCATCGACATCGACCGACAATCGGATCTTTGGATGGCCGAGGGGTTGCTCCGCCACAACGGATCCTCGATGGGAGCTAGATGA
- a CDS encoding polysaccharide biosynthesis protein has product MMAETRLLELGRLVTGRKQSLFESDYRAAAVQLEEAFSNRRILVVGAAGSIGSATLRCLLEWRPGEVLLVDTAENNLVEVLREIRSDPKVGESNIAIEPIDFGSPMMESILAGQAGFDWVFNFAAVKHVRSERDVPSLLQMVDTNLLKADRFLGWLRKYGHGQMGVFFVSSDKAANPANLMGASKRMMEQLLIWHGSEDASQGNLHGEPIEGNPLRCTTARFANVAFSDGSLLLGFLNRIAKGQPLAGPSDIRRYFVTLEEAGQICCLGAICPSHGQILVPRLSLADDQKNFKQIAELVLHHYGLEPRWLDTEASARLATPSGTTWPCFFAPSQAMGEKEYEEFVGTGETPLEIGLDNLHIVEPPPLPETKTLKEVFGKLARWREEPDLCTGKEQIVDCMKLVVDSLHHVTREHSLDKGM; this is encoded by the coding sequence ATGATGGCAGAAACACGCCTCCTTGAACTGGGGCGACTGGTCACCGGCCGCAAGCAGTCCTTGTTCGAATCGGATTACAGGGCGGCCGCCGTCCAGCTTGAGGAGGCGTTCTCGAATCGGCGCATCCTGGTCGTCGGGGCCGCTGGATCGATTGGAAGCGCCACCCTCAGGTGTCTCTTGGAATGGCGTCCGGGAGAGGTCCTGCTCGTGGATACGGCCGAGAACAACCTTGTCGAGGTGCTCCGGGAGATCCGATCAGATCCCAAGGTCGGCGAATCCAACATCGCCATCGAACCCATTGACTTCGGCTCCCCGATGATGGAGAGCATCCTCGCCGGCCAGGCAGGCTTTGATTGGGTATTCAATTTCGCCGCAGTCAAGCATGTGCGGAGCGAGCGGGATGTTCCGAGCCTTCTCCAGATGGTGGACACCAATCTGCTCAAGGCGGACCGGTTTCTCGGGTGGCTGCGGAAGTACGGCCATGGCCAGATGGGGGTGTTCTTCGTGAGCTCCGACAAGGCCGCTAACCCGGCCAACCTGATGGGCGCTTCCAAGAGGATGATGGAGCAACTGCTCATCTGGCACGGATCGGAGGATGCCTCCCAGGGCAATCTCCATGGCGAACCCATCGAGGGCAACCCGCTGCGATGCACAACGGCCCGATTCGCCAATGTGGCCTTCTCCGATGGGAGCCTGCTGCTCGGATTCCTCAACCGGATTGCCAAGGGGCAGCCCTTGGCCGGCCCGAGCGATATCCGCCGCTACTTCGTGACCCTGGAAGAGGCGGGTCAGATTTGCTGCCTGGGCGCCATCTGTCCCTCCCACGGGCAGATTCTGGTACCCCGCCTGTCGCTGGCGGATGACCAGAAGAATTTCAAGCAGATCGCCGAACTGGTCCTCCATCACTACGGCCTTGAGCCGAGATGGCTGGACACGGAGGCCAGCGCCCGTCTGGCCACCCCGTCGGGAACCACCTGGCCCTGCTTCTTTGCTCCTAGCCAGGCGATGGGTGAGAAGGAATACGAAGAGTTCGTGGGCACCGGGGAAACCCCGCTCGAAATTGGCCTGGATAACCTGCACATAGTCGAGCCCCCTCCTCTGCCCGAAACGAAGACCCTCAAGGAGGTCTTCGGAAAGCTCGCCCGATGGCGCGAAGAACCCGACCTCTGCACCGGGAAGGAGCAGATCGTCGACTGCATGAAGCTGGTGGTGGATTCGCTGCACCATGTCACCAGAGAACATTCGCTGGACAAAGGGATGTGA